A stretch of DNA from Cannabis sativa cultivar Pink pepper isolate KNU-18-1 chromosome X, ASM2916894v1, whole genome shotgun sequence:
aaatatataataattcaaactaACACCCAAAATAATTGTGCCATTAAATCAAACAACAAATTTGGTTCTTGACTCAATTAAAGAATCAAATTAAAGTGTCATTAATAATCAAAAATAGTATTATTATacataataaaaaacacaaaatacaCCTTTAAATACGTCGGCGACGGCAACGGCAACGTCAACGGCGACGGCGGCGTCGATTTCTCAGGTTCTCTTAACAGGATCGAAGTTAGAAACACCGACAACAGCTCCAATAATGGCAGTGGCAACAACTCCACCGGCAGCGATGCTAAGCAAGAAATTCTTCAACGACGGAGTAAGATCGTTCCCGGCTGCCTGAGCAACTTCCGGCACGACCATCGACGCAGTCAGCGCCGCGGCGGTTAGGGCTGCGGCGGCCTTTTCTTTGATGAGAGAGGAAGAAGAGGCCTGGACTTGGAGACGACGAGAAAGTAGGTGATGAGATCTGTTGTTGTTTGAAGCTCTTATCGGAATAGGGTTGAAGAAGGAGTCGGAGTTGGGACGGTTTAGGGCGGCGCGTGGGACTGAGACGAGTGTTGTGGTGGTGGTGGTCATTGATACTGAAGCCATTGGATTTTTTTATTTGCAGTTTGGtccttttattattgtttttttttatttttgaagggCTTCTCAATCTCAAATGGAGTGAATGAGTGTGGTTTTGGGGTTAAGAAGAAGAACGATATGAATGGTGAGATTTTTCTGCTGACGTGTCGTATTTTTAGGGATCTTACGTGGCATGTTTGTTTTTGGTTTTGAGTTTGTGGATAAGGTTATCTATtagtgtcttttttttttttttttcaaattaaaatgtttcaattatttattgtgattatatttataaaaaaaaataataattttgtatttcgttgaaaaaaaaacctatttaatttactaaaattggactcataaattaataattttttttttaaataatcaaaatacaataaaagttTAAGTTCAATCAAAGTATTatactcaaaaaaaaattaaaatactaaaataattaaaaaaaaattagctacACAATATGTTACTTAATTTATAAAtggtttgataaaaaaataaattataattattcttaggggtgtgcataaatcgatccaatccaatgagaaccgaccgatccaattacaaccgaccgccaaacattggatatccaattgtgatcggatcggattggatgttatttttaaatatccaattggatcggatcggatggtggatggggtgtctaaatatccaatacatccaatcgaactaattagtattttcatttaatttggatgagtaattagattttatattgttatacatcaaatctatatgtatatatgaaaattaacattaaagttttacttttttttttcttggattagatggatccagtccaatccaatacatactggatctaaaatattggatggatccgatccgatccaaaaaatactaagtttaaaatattagattaacccaaattaaacaaataaatatatatatgaaatacatccaatggatagaaccgatccaatccaacatccaatggatgttggattgATTGGATGATCaaattaattggatcggatcggatggtaaaatctaacatccaatatatgattGGATCAGATCGGGATATGCCTAAAaatattggatgtgatccaatgaacacccctaattacTCTAAAATAGAAGCATATTTTAAAAGTCTTGAATAATTAAACTAAAGGTAGAAAACATTGAAAAATGACTAGGAATAGcttaaaaagtaattaaattgTCTATTTCAAATAATTATGTTTGCTctgattaaattttatttaattgagaGTTTCTTTAAATCCAcaaaagttaatttaaattattatgtttATAACAATGCTATCTAAATAATTAGTGAAGTaaataagaatagaatatattTCCTAACACAACAAAATACAAACCCCCGAAAAAAGTACATTTGATTTAAGTAGTTCAATTCCCATACAAAATAGTAATAGTCAACATTTCTTTCTACTCAACTGGCTACTTAAAGTTCTACTAAGTGATTATCTCAAAACTTAACGAtgataacaaaaacaaaataaaacaaaaaataactttaaaattagGATTTAATTAGTCATCATATTTTTTGATCGAGATGAATAGTTTGAGGAAGAAGATAGTATTTGATATGGATTTCTTCGAAGATCCTCTTAAGCTCCATGACTAGCTCGGATCGGCGTCGGTTTCTCTCCCCATACTCTTGGAAATTTATGGTGTGGTTTGGATAGAGAGCCATCTTCAATTTGTTCACATTCTCAATCTCAAGCACCACCACACGATGTATTGGATGCCATGTTTGAGGGTTCTCCTCTAAGTACCTACACACAAGTTTAATTCAttacaattattaaataataaaaggagtgttattatttttcaatgtaGTCACTTCATACAAAAAtgtatcattttctttcaaaaatattattttatagaaaTACACTACAATTTGGGATGTGTCTTACTAAAAACaaatattttcttgaattcccaatttattttttagaaatcatatatttcaatttatttagAAGAAAACAAtaactttttcaaaaatatcatattcaaattttttaacactacatcaaaaaaataatatataaattacatatgatattttataatttaaaaatatttcatgagaagaattgaagaaaaaatttaaaaatatacgcTTAGAGTAACTACATGGGTAACTAGTTACCTTATactattttctcatattttttaacttttttctaaaatatattttttttattgaaataaagtgatattttacAAACTTATACCTTaacaatcataaaaataaaattcctttctCCATAAATAACCCAATTGAGATTTAAAGGCCCAATTATCTTGGGccgattatatttatataattatttaagataaattgataaatatcttttttttttttttcatccattaatcaaaaataccttcatattaaatttcattaaaaatatacCTACTTTTAAAAGTAGTTGCCTAATATACCTTCCCTTCCACTTAACTCTAAGACATAATTTACACACTCCCTTCCACTTAAGTCTAagacataatttacattaacctaAAGGGTATAATAGaaacatcatctataaaagtaagtatatatgaaaatgtaagtaaaaattaaaataagtaaaataaagtgagtatacaatataatttttttcaaatattttttgaaaacaaggaagaaaaattaataaatgataaaaataaacttactttttaattttttctctgAGCAAGGCTATTTTCTCCACAGGTGTATTGAAATCAATAGAAAACTCCACAGTATCACCCATGTCTGAACTCCTATAGTAGTTGCTTATAGGTTTTGTGGACAACACTGCGTTTGGGTAGTACACTTTTTCATTGTTGAGTTTCAAGAACACAGTATTCAATATGTTCATCTCTTCAACCAACAActgcaaacaaaaaaaaaaaaaatcatgatttAATTGATTAGCTAGAATCCTGAGAAGGGACTCGAATCTCAGACCTTATGTGAGTGAACAAAGTATCtaatagagaaatgctaaaaggtacCTATGGCTACCATGCTTAAGACCCTTGTAAGGTGTAGTATAGATATCGGTACAATTTAATATTGAgtcctatttataggaaatcGCTAATTATATATCGGaccatttattaaaaaaagtagtatttttaaaaattattaaaaaataaatatgtatattcttaaaaagaaatttttttggaGTACTGGGCCTAAAGCCCATCTTAGCCCAAACCCGACCCTAATGCCCTGACATTATTATTTGAGCAACCCCTCTTTGATAATTGTAACATTTTGATAGTGGATTAGAAAAGAAATCTTACCGGAATCCCGTCGATAACACAACGATCGCCCACATCGAAGGGATGCATAACGAAAATGAAGACGAGGGCTTCGAAGATGGTCTTGCAGGTGTCTTTGAACATGAAAGCGGCGGCCAAAAGCTGTGTCGAAAGAAAAACAAGCACTTTTGTAGTGGCTACTTCAACAAGCACAAACCATAACACAATTGTTACTATTGCAAGTATGCAAGTAACTAATTTGTTCAGTTGTTTTACTGCTGTTTTTGTATCACTTAATGAATGTGCTAGTGCTTTTCTTCCATTGAAAACTCTCacctgaaataataataataataataataacattaaaagaaaacaacattttgtttggtaataatgtaaaaataaaaactaataccaCTTAAATGTTAAGAGCATTGCTAATAGGTACTACAAAAAATTTAACTTTAACCAcaacaaaaattataacaaattgaaagtaattataaaaaatcTATAGCTAAAGgtattaatcacaaaaatgataatttattgtgattaaatatTTTGTCACAATGCTtattgtatctaaatattatattttagtcacaaataattttatactgtaattaaaaatcacaattaattacaaaaaaaattatattgcgACTAAGATATTAACCTTTTTTGTAGTGAGGTCCTAGAGATGCCTAATTTTGCTACGAAATAACATCTTGCGAGTGG
This window harbors:
- the LOC115706341 gene encoding uncharacterized protein LOC115706341, translated to MASVSMTTTTTTLVSVPRAALNRPNSDSFFNPIPIRASNNNRSHHLLSRRLQVQASSSSLIKEKAAAALTAAALTASMVVPEVAQAAGNDLTPSLKNFLLSIAAGGVVATAIIGAVVGVSNFDPVKRT